One Methanofollis sp. DNA segment encodes these proteins:
- a CDS encoding SWIM zinc finger family protein: MKDIWQEIRDAGGLTPPVREQICRSYRGRGEKALAAVDGGLVRKYDDFFVVTGCSDEYIVEDDFCTCKDFIYRGRCCWHILAVQIAVAAGSYQEKDGWYIDRWKMIR; this comes from the coding sequence ATGAAGGATATCTGGCAGGAGATCAGGGACGCGGGCGGCCTGACCCCGCCGGTCAGGGAGCAAATCTGTCGTTCCTACAGGGGCCGGGGGGAAAAGGCGCTCGCAGCAGTCGACGGCGGCCTGGTGCGGAAGTACGACGACTTCTTTGTCGTCACCGGTTGTTCGGACGAGTACATCGTCGAGGACGATTTCTGCACCTGCAAGGACTTCATCTACCGGGGGCGGTGCTGCTGGCACATCCTTGCCGTGCAGATCGCCGTAGCAGCAGGGTCATATCAGGAAAAAGACGGTTGGTACATCGATCGATG